A single Branchiostoma floridae strain S238N-H82 chromosome 11, Bfl_VNyyK, whole genome shotgun sequence DNA region contains:
- the LOC118425708 gene encoding potassium voltage-gated channel protein Shal-like has translation MYAAGLRVPVGNLRSRRKSSLAGLSALGQKWVRATARLSGSRKRSKRLVLNVGGTHFEVSKHLLDLYPNTLLGSPEREFFYDFEKNEYVFDRDPQVFRHVLNYYRTGKLHYPEDERLIAYEQDLSFFGIDEQDLGHMISPCCREAYLDKKDALIQFQPLIDQYKPLPEPKCFRESLWYSMENPHRCAFGVAFFYVTMVFIVVSIASNVIETSHCPGPNENQYMFCGQRYPLAFAAIESASALVFTVEYILRLFASPDRWSHMWKAMSMVDLLSILPYYATVCLPKDSDLNGAFVTMRVLRVFRVFKLSRTSHNLRLLGYVLRYCIKDLSFLFFSLVMTMVIFSTILYYVERGGTGTLFTSVPATFWYVVVTMTTLGYGEMVAQSSLGKIVTGLCCVFSVLLLTLPVTVVVSNFNNLYKPEKLKKEGVFSPKRKRCTGPRLGKKEFKMFQAQHKHLLKCMETATDRKLTGLVLRYSYGNELRIDDEDDEIEQDLIKHAGLCPSRGSMT, from the coding sequence ATGTATGCCGCCGGTCTTCGCGTACCCGTTGGCAATCTCAGAAGTCGCCGAAAGAGCAGTTTAGCGGGTCTCAGCGCCTTAGGACAAAAATGGGTTCGGGCCACGGCTCGTCTAAGCGGGAGCCGTAAGCGCTCCAAACGGCTGGTTCTCAATGTAGGAGGAACACACTTCGAGGTATCGAAGCACCTTCTGGACCTGTACCCGAATACTCTGCTCGGTAGCCCGGAGAGAGAATTCTTTTACGATTTTGAGAAAAACGAGTACGTCTTTGACCGCGACCCTCAAGTCTTCAGGCATGTCTTGAATTACTATCGAACCGGTAAATTACATTACCCTGAGGATGAAAGGCTCATAGCTTACGAACAAGATTTGTCATTCTTCGGCATAGACGAACAAGATCTCGGACATATGATCAGCCCATGTTGTAGAGAGGCATATCTGGATAAAAAGGACGCTCTCATCCAATTCCAGCCACTCATTGACCAGTACAAACCACTTCCTGAGCCAAAATGTTTCAGGGAAAGCTTATGGTACTCCATGGAAAACCCCCATCGCTGTGCATTTGGAGTAGCTTTCTTCTATGTCACAATGGTTTTCATCGTTGTGTCGATTGCCTCAAACGTAATCGAAACGTCGCACTGCCCCGGGCCCAATGAAAACCAGTACATGTTCTGTGGACAGAGATATCCGTTGGCATTTGCTGCCATAGAGTCGGCGAGTGCCTTAGTCTTTACGGTGGAGTACATCTTACGGCTGTTCGCCTCTCCCGACAGATGGTCTCATATGTGGAAAGCAATGAGTATGGTCGATCTCCTCAGCATTCTACCGTATTATGCGACTGTGTGCCTACCAAAAGATTCAGACCTCAACGGAGCCTTCGTGACGATGAGAGTTCTTCGTGTGTTTCGGGTCTTCAAACTCTCTCGTACATCTCACAACCTTAGGCTTTTGGGATACGTCCTAAGGTACTGTATTAAAGACTTGAGTTTTCTATTCTTCTCACTGGTGATGACCATGGTCATATTTTCGACAATACTTTATTATGTCGAGCGAGGAGGCACCGGAACTTTATTCACCTCGGTTCCAGCGACATTCTGGTATGTGGTCGTGACCATGACAACCTTGGGGTACGGTGAGATGGTAGCCCAGTCCTCCCTAGGGAAAATCGTGACAGGACTGTGCTGCGTATTTTCCGTACTCTTGTTAACTCTTCCGGTTACCGTTGTCGTGTCGAACTTTAACAACCTCTACAAGCCCGAGAAGCTGAAGAAAGAGGGTGTTTTCTCGCCAAAACGAAAAAGATGCACGGGTCCACGACTGGGAAAGAAAGAGTTCAAGATGTTCCAAGCACAGCACAAGCACTTACTGAAGTGCATGGAAACCGCAACCGATAGGAAGCTGACCGGACTTGTTTTACGATATAGTTATGGGAACGAGTTGAGGATAGATGACGAGGACGACGAGATCGAACAAGATCTAATAAAACATGCTGGACTGTGTCCTTCAAGGGGAAGCATGACCTGA